A stretch of the Cucurbita pepo subsp. pepo cultivar mu-cu-16 chromosome LG16, ASM280686v2, whole genome shotgun sequence genome encodes the following:
- the LOC111776914 gene encoding meiosis-specific protein ASY3: protein MTEAKVGRQPSLRDDPLSDCRSLGSNCHPSSQSRKISIGVMVESPANGSSRGTKERKSMVSNSEVDFSRLESSTQRNRKDKGTGTFGTDVKSKLSEAPQQVRSPWVSTRPLLQNAPVMETVSGAEQAFHFPTTCGRQNTGHGLMEPPGTYSVRLFANQSSVFKSGSSKETKFDEVNCQLDEERNRTNEKLHEFAFATMAEVRSDKTIIEDRANKSENRTETLKMKLWEILGTVSVPKDQNSDCKNHKQDANHLITEEIFVQEHDRAVKFKQNSDTIETDSEDPSQTLKRPIIRSIARKRSRIFVQSRKSKIPSCNKGKHQEENVFVFEGRPEGTHAATSRASSMSTRKKRGERSFKFQPRKISFLQKEDKTTTFPNPTGIEELAPQDKPSSFREVQGFHSSPANPVIDEKVVRKEFNQFPLMDRTLLRENIHSLADYGQQGDIDNPFLEKDVDPQSHIESPTFRMKTPVCSSPSSTPKADKIVCESSSPGSAEEILSTRNICTFRKLRTSEEDRDRSNVTPHLSEDEKEIEQSPLENAATGVTKKVADYGLSDSSSEDTSYESSAEASSQRDTLSPEIANIKKFKSMLRPAKRARSVENHEFDLNGPGESSWAEETSVPNEEDGLARAVKLFLSELEKMKNKISSISIEKSSEILLSVAESIHLQLQNVESQIQMDTVKLLSFGKSRRKVLETKFEEQQQQLTRINKKFKEEVNQHLQDCRNSLQELEAQQIEFKGTMEKKKASHRNNLLQVEEEVDKQLADAQRRIEAIHESGRGKILQLKQLIAMLLK from the exons ATGACGGAAGCGAAGGTTGGCAGGCAGCCGAGTTTACGAGAT GATCCATTGAGTGATTGTCGGAGTTTAGGTAGCAATTGTCATCCATCAAGCCAATCGAGAAAGATTTCAATTGGTGTTATGGTAGAGTCACCAGCCAATGGCAGTTCTAGAGGGACAAAAGAACGAAAATCCATGGTGTCAAATTCAGAAGTTGATTTTTCCCGTTTAGAAAGTTCCACGCAAAGGAATCGGAAGGATAAAGGCACAGGTACCTTTGGTACTGATGTAAAATCAAAACTATCAGAAGCTCCTCAACAAGTGAGATCACCATGGGTTTCTACTCGACCCCTTTTACAAAATGCACCCGTTATGGAGACTGTAAGTGGAGCAGAACAGGCGTTCCATTTTCCAACGACTTGCGGGAGGCAGAATACGGGTCATGGACTAATGGAGCCACCAGGAACGTATTCTGTACGTTTGTTTGCAAACCAAAGCTCAGTGTTCAAGTCTGGAAGTAGCAAGGAGACGAAATTTGATGAGGTCAACTGTCAATTGGACGAAGAGAGGAATAGAACCAACGAGAAGTTGCATGAGTTTGCATTTGCAACCATGGCAGAGGTCCGGTCAGATAAAACGATTATTGAGGATCGAGCAAATAAATCAGAAAATAGAACTGAAACTCTGAAAATGAAACTTTGGGAAATACTTGGAACTGTTTCTGTACCTAAGGATCAAAACTCGGATTGTAAGAACCATAAGCAAGATGCCAATCATTTAATAACTGAAGAAATCTTTGTGCAGGAGCATGATAGAGCTGTCAAATTTAAACAGAATTCGGATACGATTGAAACTGATTCTGAAGATCCCAGTCAGACTTTGAAGAGGCCAATAATACGTTCAATAGCACGGAAAAGATCTCGCATTTTTGTGCAGTCAAGAAAATCTAAGATCCCTTCATGCAACAAAGGGAAACATCAGGAGGAAAATGTTTTTGTCTTTGAAGGAAGGCCTGAAGGCACTCATGCTGCTACCAGTAGGGCTTCATCAATGTctacaagaaagaaaaggggtGAAAGGAGTTTCAAATTTCAGCCAcgaaaaatttcttttcttcaaaaggAAGACAAGACGACAACTTTTCCTAATCCAACCGGGATTGAAGAACTGGCACCTCAAGATAAACCCTCTTCTTTTAGAGAAGTTCAGGGTTTTCATAGCTCTCCGGCTAACCCTGTTATTGATGAAAAAGTTGTACGGAAGGAATTCAATCAATTTCCACTTATGGACAGGACACTGTTGCGAGAGAATATTCATAGTCTAGCAGATTATGGTCAACAAGGAGACATTGACAATCCATTCCTGGAAAAGGATGTAGACCCACAGAGTCATATAGAAAGTCCAACTTTTAGAATGAAGACGCCTGTGTGCAGTTCGCCTAGTTCAACTCCAAAAGCAGATAAAATAGTTTGTGAATCTTCAAGTCCTGGCTCAGCAGAGGAAATACTTTCTACGAGAAATATTTGTACCTTCAGGAAATTGCGGACTTCAGAAGAGGATCGTGACAGATCAAATGTAACACCACACCTTTCA GAAGATGAAAAAGAGATTGAGCAATCTCCACTCGAGAATGCAGCAACTGGTGTAACAAAAAAAGTAGCAGATTATGGGTTATCTGATTCATCATCCGAGGACACCAGCTATGAAAGCTCTGCAGAAG CTTCAAGTCAAAGAGATACACTCTCTCCAGAAATCGCAAACATAAAGAAGTTCAAGTCTATGCTTCGTCCAGCAAAGAGGGCCCGTAGTGTAGAAAACcatgaatttgatttgaatg GGCCTGGAGAAAGTAGTTGGGCCGAGGAAACTTCAGTACCGAACGAAGAGGATGGGCTTGCGAG gGCCGTCAAACTGTTTCTCTCAGAGCTtgagaagatgaaaaataaaatatcgtCAATATCTATTGAAAAATCTTCAGAGATTCTGTTGTCAGTTGCCGAGAGTATTCATTTGCAGTTGCAGAATGTTGAGTCTCAAATCCAAATGGACAC GGTAAAGCTGTTGAGCTTTGGTAAATCAAGACGAAAAGttctagaaacaaaatttgaag AACAACAACAGCAATTGACGCGCATTAACAAAAAGTTCAAGGAGGAGGTTAATCAGCATCTACAGGATTGTAGGAACTCACTACAAGAATTGGAAGCGCAACAGATAGAGTTCAAGGGAActatggaaaagaaaa AAGCATCACACCGTAATAATCTCTTGCAAGTGGAAGAAGAAGTTGACAAGCAACTTGCGGATGCACAAAGGAGAATTGAAGCCATCCACGAG TCGGGAAGAGGAAAGATACTGCAGCTGAAACAACTAATAGCAATGTTGTTGAAATAG